One Paenibacillus sp. FSL H7-0737 DNA segment encodes these proteins:
- a CDS encoding BrxA/BrxB family bacilliredoxin, producing MSMSFNQYMRDSIQPMRDDLTSIGFQELMTPEEVEATLPTAKGTALVVVNSVCGCAAGQCRPGVAQALQNEIAPDHLFTVFAGQEKEATAKAREYFAPYPPSSPSIALMKDGELVHFIERHSVENRSAAEIAAELKEVFDRFCK from the coding sequence ATGTCCATGTCTTTTAATCAATATATGAGAGATTCGATTCAGCCTATGCGTGATGACCTTACAAGCATTGGGTTTCAGGAGCTTATGACTCCAGAAGAGGTGGAAGCCACTCTTCCTACCGCAAAAGGTACGGCGCTTGTAGTCGTGAATTCGGTCTGTGGTTGTGCCGCTGGACAATGCCGTCCTGGTGTAGCTCAGGCATTGCAAAATGAGATCGCTCCGGATCACTTGTTCACAGTGTTTGCAGGTCAAGAGAAAGAAGCTACTGCTAAAGCGCGTGAATATTTTGCTCCTTATCCGCCATCTTCCCCTTCCATCGCATTGATGAAGGATGGAGAGCTCGTTCATTTTATTGAACGCCATAGTGTTGAGAATCGTTCGGCTGCTGAAATTGCTGCTGAGTTGAAAGAAGTTTTTGATCGTTTTTGCAAGTAA
- the nadE gene encoding ammonia-dependent NAD(+) synthetase — translation MSLQEEIIADLGVKPTIDVEAEVRKRVDFLKSYVLKAGAKGLLIAISGGVDSAVAAGLCKQATDELSAQEGTEYITLGVYQPYGVQEDIQHSYDVAKAFNLTHTVETNIEEAVNEIALEVEHSLKSLGQHRHMTHQGKGNVKARTRMVMQYALSFENNLIVVGTDHASEAITGFYTKWGDGAVDITPLSTLNKRQVRQLAAHIGVPADIVTKAPTAGLWPGQTDETELGITYDDNSDYLEGKQVNPEVAEKLENYYRRTAHKRNVIPGI, via the coding sequence GTGAGTTTGCAGGAAGAAATTATTGCAGATCTTGGTGTGAAGCCAACGATTGATGTAGAAGCAGAGGTACGCAAACGGGTTGATTTCTTAAAGTCGTACGTGCTGAAGGCAGGTGCCAAAGGATTATTGATCGCCATTAGCGGCGGGGTGGACAGCGCGGTAGCTGCGGGTCTGTGTAAGCAGGCTACGGACGAGCTGTCGGCTCAAGAAGGCACAGAGTATATTACGCTTGGCGTATACCAGCCATATGGTGTTCAAGAGGATATCCAGCACAGCTATGATGTCGCAAAAGCTTTTAATCTGACCCATACCGTGGAGACAAACATTGAGGAAGCTGTAAATGAGATTGCGCTTGAAGTTGAGCATAGCCTGAAGTCCTTGGGCCAACATCGTCATATGACCCATCAAGGCAAGGGGAATGTTAAAGCGAGAACACGTATGGTTATGCAATATGCGCTCTCTTTTGAGAACAATCTGATTGTAGTAGGAACGGATCATGCTTCAGAAGCCATTACGGGTTTCTACACCAAGTGGGGGGATGGCGCTGTAGATATTACACCTCTATCCACACTTAACAAACGTCAGGTTCGTCAATTAGCTGCTCATATTGGTGTGCCTGCGGATATTGTTACTAAAGCACCTACGGCAGGCTTATGGCCGGGGCAGACGGATGAAACCGAGCTGGGCATTACTTATGATGATAATAGCGATTATTTGGAAGGCAAACAGGTTAACCCTGAGGTAGCGGAGAAACTCGAGAATTATTACCGGAGAACAGCGCATAAGCGCAATGTCATTCCTGGAATTTAG